The following proteins are co-located in the Natator depressus isolate rNatDep1 chromosome 4, rNatDep2.hap1, whole genome shotgun sequence genome:
- the ZNF330 gene encoding zinc finger protein 330 isoform X1, with protein sequence MPKKKTGARKKAENRREREKQIRASRGNIDLAKHPCNASMECDKCQRRQKNRAFCYFCSSVQKLPICAHCGKTKCMMKSSDCVIKHAGVYSTGFAMVGAICDFCEAWVCHGRKCLSTHACICPLADAECIECERGVWDHGGRIFSCSFCHNFLCEDDQFEHQASCQVLEAETFKCVSCNRLGQHSCLRCKACFCDDHTRSKVFKQEKGKEPPCPKCGHETQETKDLSMSTRSLKFGRQTGGEEADGASGYDAYWKNLSSGKDGDAGDHDDEYEEDEAEDDDEEDNEEGGKDSETETTDLFSNLNLGRTYASGYAHYEEAED encoded by the exons atgcCTAAAAAGAAGACAGGTGCACGCAAGAAGGCTGAGAATCGTCGAGAACGTGAAAAGCAGATAAGAGCTTCAAGGGGCAACATAGATTTAGCTAAACATCCTTGTAATGCTTCAATG GAATGTGATAAATGCCAAAG ACGACAGAAGAATAGAGCCTTCTGCTACTTTTGTAGTTCTGTTCAAAAATTGCCTATTTGTGCACACTGTG GGAAAACAAAATGTATGATGAAGTCTTCAGACTGTGTTATAAAACATGCTGGCGTGTACAGTACTGGCTTTGCAATGGTG GGTGCAATATGTGATTTCTGTGAAGCTTGGGTCTGCCATGGTAGGAAGTGTCTCAGCACACATGCCTGTATCTGCCCTCTTGCAGATGCAGAATGCATTGAGTGTGAAAGAGGTGTCTGGGATCATG GAGGCAGAATATTCAGTTGCTCTTTTTGTCATAATTTCCTCTGTGAAGATGATCAGTTTGAGCATCAAGCCAGCTGCCAAGTTTTGGAGGCAGAGACATTTAAAT GTGTTTCCTGTAATCGGCTTGGGCAGCATTCATGCCTGCGTTGTAAG GCTTGTTTTTGTGATGATCACACCCGAAGCAAGGTTTTTAagcaagaaaagggaaaagagcCTCCTTGCCCTAAATGTGGGCATGAAACTCAGGAGACAAAGGATCTGAGCATGTCAA CACGCTCTCTGAAGTTTGGCCGGCAGACAGGAGGTGAAGAGGCAGATGGAGCTTCTGGCTATGATGCCTACTGGAAGAACCTCTCATCGGGCAAGGATGGAGATGCAGGTGATCATGATGACGAATATGAAGAGGATGAAGCAGAGGATGACGATGAGGAAGACaatgaggagggagggaaggattcTGAAACAGAGACCACAGATTTATTCAGTAACTTGAATTTAGGAAGGACCTATGCTAGTGGCTATGCCCACTATGAAGAAGCTGAAGACTAA
- the ZNF330 gene encoding zinc finger protein 330 isoform X2 gives MLQWNVINAKGKTKCMMKSSDCVIKHAGVYSTGFAMVGAICDFCEAWVCHGRKCLSTHACICPLADAECIECERGVWDHGGRIFSCSFCHNFLCEDDQFEHQASCQVLEAETFKCVSCNRLGQHSCLRCKACFCDDHTRSKVFKQEKGKEPPCPKCGHETQETKDLSMSTRSLKFGRQTGGEEADGASGYDAYWKNLSSGKDGDAGDHDDEYEEDEAEDDDEEDNEEGGKDSETETTDLFSNLNLGRTYASGYAHYEEAED, from the exons ATGCTTCAATG GAATGTGATAAATGCCAAAG GGAAAACAAAATGTATGATGAAGTCTTCAGACTGTGTTATAAAACATGCTGGCGTGTACAGTACTGGCTTTGCAATGGTG GGTGCAATATGTGATTTCTGTGAAGCTTGGGTCTGCCATGGTAGGAAGTGTCTCAGCACACATGCCTGTATCTGCCCTCTTGCAGATGCAGAATGCATTGAGTGTGAAAGAGGTGTCTGGGATCATG GAGGCAGAATATTCAGTTGCTCTTTTTGTCATAATTTCCTCTGTGAAGATGATCAGTTTGAGCATCAAGCCAGCTGCCAAGTTTTGGAGGCAGAGACATTTAAAT GTGTTTCCTGTAATCGGCTTGGGCAGCATTCATGCCTGCGTTGTAAG GCTTGTTTTTGTGATGATCACACCCGAAGCAAGGTTTTTAagcaagaaaagggaaaagagcCTCCTTGCCCTAAATGTGGGCATGAAACTCAGGAGACAAAGGATCTGAGCATGTCAA CACGCTCTCTGAAGTTTGGCCGGCAGACAGGAGGTGAAGAGGCAGATGGAGCTTCTGGCTATGATGCCTACTGGAAGAACCTCTCATCGGGCAAGGATGGAGATGCAGGTGATCATGATGACGAATATGAAGAGGATGAAGCAGAGGATGACGATGAGGAAGACaatgaggagggagggaaggattcTGAAACAGAGACCACAGATTTATTCAGTAACTTGAATTTAGGAAGGACCTATGCTAGTGGCTATGCCCACTATGAAGAAGCTGAAGACTAA